The proteins below are encoded in one region of Limnohabitans sp. 63ED37-2:
- a CDS encoding Bug family tripartite tricarboxylate transporter substrate binding protein: MNFKTLLGSLVVAASAFGPAMAQNYPVKTINLIVPYPAGGPSDFFARKLQPEAAAKLGQTMIIENIGGAGGAIGMAKLVNAPADGYTLSLGSPMELVLAPMAIQGVKYKSEDFKLVAQFATTTTILAVRNSLNVKTVDDLLALARKNADKPLSYGSVGPGSLYHLVGEKFSQLTKVQMLHVPYKGIAPLLTDLMGGQIDMAFLPMAGSIPQTLIDGKIQGLAVTAKTPHALFKQFPAMAAMKGLESMEFDIWAGVQVHKNTPDAIVTTLNKAFYSAVEVPETRKALEASGNVVLPSRTPAELARIYLGDIERYRAIAKSINLQAQ, translated from the coding sequence ATGAACTTCAAAACCCTTCTCGGCAGCCTGGTCGTGGCAGCCAGCGCCTTTGGCCCCGCCATGGCGCAAAACTACCCCGTCAAAACGATCAACCTGATCGTGCCCTACCCAGCCGGTGGACCGTCTGACTTTTTTGCCCGCAAGCTACAGCCCGAGGCCGCCGCCAAACTGGGGCAGACCATGATCATCGAGAACATTGGCGGGGCCGGTGGTGCGATCGGCATGGCCAAACTGGTCAACGCACCGGCTGACGGCTACACCCTGAGCCTGGGCAGCCCGATGGAGCTGGTGCTGGCCCCCATGGCCATCCAGGGCGTGAAGTACAAATCCGAAGACTTCAAACTGGTCGCGCAATTTGCCACCACCACGACCATTTTGGCTGTGCGCAACTCGCTCAACGTCAAAACCGTCGACGACCTGCTGGCACTGGCCCGCAAGAATGCCGACAAACCCTTGAGCTACGGCAGCGTGGGCCCCGGCTCGCTGTACCACTTGGTGGGCGAAAAGTTCTCGCAGCTCACCAAAGTCCAGATGCTGCATGTGCCCTACAAAGGCATTGCGCCGCTCTTGACCGACTTGATGGGGGGCCAGATTGACATGGCTTTCCTGCCCATGGCCGGCTCCATCCCGCAAACCCTCATCGACGGCAAAATCCAGGGCCTGGCCGTGACCGCCAAAACCCCCCATGCACTGTTCAAGCAGTTCCCAGCCATGGCCGCCATGAAAGGCTTGGAATCGATGGAGTTTGACATCTGGGCGGGCGTGCAGGTGCACAAGAACACACCAGACGCCATCGTCACCACGCTGAACAAGGCCTTTTATTCGGCGGTTGAAGTCCCTGAAACCCGCAAAGCCTTGGAAGCCAGTGGCAACGTGGTGCTGCCCTCGCGCACGCCTGCCGAATTGGCCCGCATTTACCTTGGGGACATCGAGCGCTACCGCGCCATCGCCAAATCGATTAATCTGCAAGCCCAGTAA
- a CDS encoding LysR family transcriptional regulator produces MNLRHLEHWLALAETGSFSRAAEKLHITQSALSRSIQALEEDLGGPLVDRVGKKNELTPLGRSVLERARRIVHEARELKQGATLLQRGGLGTLRVGLGSGPGAMLMTPWLVYMANHHPTVQVTVSRGSTELQLTQLRDRQLDALVVDLRRVEAAPDLKIEHVVDMRAGFVCRREHPVLQAHPRGVPLDALLSYPIASIQLSQEVARLLVDHYGPQANPAQMTTLQCEDIASLLDVVGQTDAVYLGIVGAAREGLAQGRLVELQMRTPLKGQARLGLITLAGRTELPIMSVFRAFIQKHLTD; encoded by the coding sequence ATGAACCTCAGACACCTTGAGCATTGGCTGGCCCTGGCCGAGACCGGCTCATTCAGCCGCGCGGCAGAAAAGCTGCACATCACCCAGTCGGCCTTGAGCCGCAGCATCCAGGCGTTGGAAGAGGACCTGGGTGGGCCATTGGTGGACCGGGTGGGTAAAAAGAATGAGCTCACACCCTTGGGCCGCTCCGTGCTGGAGCGTGCGCGGCGCATCGTGCACGAGGCCCGCGAGTTGAAACAGGGAGCCACCTTGCTCCAGCGTGGGGGCTTGGGCACATTGCGGGTGGGTTTGGGGTCGGGCCCTGGGGCGATGCTGATGACGCCATGGCTGGTGTACATGGCCAATCACCACCCGACGGTGCAGGTCACCGTCTCGCGCGGCTCCACCGAGCTGCAATTGACCCAACTGCGGGACAGGCAACTCGATGCCTTGGTGGTGGACCTGCGGCGGGTGGAGGCGGCGCCCGATCTGAAAATCGAGCATGTGGTGGACATGCGTGCAGGCTTTGTCTGCCGCCGCGAACATCCTGTCCTCCAAGCGCACCCAAGGGGCGTGCCCTTAGACGCTTTGTTGTCTTACCCCATTGCCTCCATCCAACTGTCTCAAGAGGTGGCCCGCTTGCTGGTGGATCACTATGGCCCACAAGCCAACCCGGCACAAATGACCACCTTGCAGTGCGAGGACATTGCCAGCCTGCTCGATGTGGTGGGGCAGACCGATGCGGTGTACTTGGGCATTGTGGGGGCGGCCCGGGAGGGTTTGGCTCAAGGCCGTTTGGTGGAGTTGCAGATGCGCACGCCCTTGAAAGGGCAGGCGCGTTTGGGCCTGATCACTTTGGCAGGCCGCACCGAATTGCCCATCATGTCGGTGTTCCGGGCCTTCATCCAAAAACATTTGACCGACTGA
- a CDS encoding sulfite exporter TauE/SafE family protein produces the protein MQEWLYPIGVVLLGYTVLGLTGFGSALVVVPLLAWQWPLPAVVALTLLMDVPASAFHSGLNWRQVQWRELRRLLPGLVLGTLVGLWLVQHMNSRWPLLLLGVYVAGVGLHALRPKASQLPSAAPVWAWPVGAAIGLVEMLFGTAGPVVVAWLSRRLPDVQQMRASTPMIISVAAATVLVGMAWEGRLSSSWIWQRWTVLIGVALLGVWLGHRLAHRVPVARLRQIICALLVVSGSLLALGALR, from the coding sequence ATGCAGGAATGGCTTTACCCCATCGGGGTGGTTTTGTTGGGTTACACCGTGCTGGGCTTGACGGGTTTTGGCTCGGCTTTGGTCGTGGTGCCCCTGTTGGCCTGGCAATGGCCTTTGCCCGCTGTGGTGGCGCTCACCTTGCTCATGGACGTGCCTGCCTCGGCTTTTCACAGCGGGCTGAACTGGCGCCAAGTGCAGTGGCGCGAACTGCGACGTCTGTTGCCCGGCCTGGTGTTGGGCACGCTGGTGGGCTTGTGGCTCGTGCAGCACATGAACAGCCGCTGGCCCTTGCTTTTGCTGGGGGTGTATGTGGCGGGTGTGGGGCTCCATGCCCTGCGTCCCAAAGCGTCCCAATTGCCCAGCGCCGCACCTGTGTGGGCTTGGCCGGTCGGGGCCGCCATTGGCCTGGTGGAAATGCTTTTTGGCACAGCCGGACCGGTGGTGGTGGCCTGGCTCAGTCGCCGCTTGCCAGATGTCCAACAAATGAGGGCCAGCACGCCCATGATCATTTCGGTGGCAGCGGCCACCGTGTTGGTGGGCATGGCTTGGGAGGGGCGCTTGTCCAGCAGCTGGATTTGGCAGCGCTGGACGGTGCTGATCGGTGTGGCCCTGCTGGGTGTGTGGCTGGGCCACCGCCTGGCGCACCGCGTGCCCGTGGCACGCCTGCGCCAGATCATTTGCGCATTGCTGGTGGTCAGTGGTTCGCTGCTGGCGCTGGGGGCTTTGCGTTGA
- a CDS encoding GMP reductase yields MEIFDYDNILLLPRKCRVESRSECDAGVTLGSRTFRLPVVPANMKTVVDESICLWMAQNNYFYVMHRFDLDNVQFVRDMHGKGVYASISLGVKAPDRATVDQLAAEGLVPEYITIDIAHGHADSVRDMIAYIKGKLPNSFVIAGNVATPEAVIDLENWGADATKVGVGPGKVCITKLKTGFGTGGWQLSALKWCARVATKPIIADGGIRSHGDIAKSIRFGASMVMIGSLFAGHEESPGKTVEVDGALFKEYYGSASDFNKGEYKHVEGKRILEPIKGKLANTLIEMEQDVQSSISYAGGTKLMDIRKVNYVILGGDNAGEHLLM; encoded by the coding sequence ATGGAAATTTTTGACTACGACAACATCCTGCTTTTGCCACGCAAGTGCCGCGTGGAAAGCCGTTCCGAGTGCGACGCGGGCGTCACCTTGGGCAGCCGTACCTTCCGCCTGCCGGTGGTGCCTGCCAACATGAAAACGGTGGTGGACGAGTCCATCTGCCTGTGGATGGCGCAAAACAATTACTTTTACGTGATGCACCGCTTTGATCTGGACAACGTCCAGTTCGTGCGCGACATGCATGGCAAGGGCGTGTACGCCTCGATCTCGCTGGGTGTCAAAGCCCCCGACCGCGCCACCGTGGACCAGCTGGCCGCCGAGGGTTTGGTGCCCGAGTACATCACCATCGACATCGCCCACGGCCACGCCGACAGCGTGCGCGACATGATCGCTTACATCAAGGGCAAATTGCCCAACAGCTTCGTGATTGCGGGCAACGTGGCCACACCCGAAGCCGTGATCGACCTGGAAAACTGGGGCGCCGACGCGACCAAAGTGGGCGTGGGCCCGGGCAAGGTCTGCATCACCAAGCTCAAGACCGGTTTTGGCACCGGTGGCTGGCAGTTGTCGGCGCTCAAGTGGTGTGCCCGCGTGGCGACCAAGCCCATCATTGCCGACGGCGGCATCCGCAGCCACGGCGACATCGCCAAGAGCATCCGCTTTGGCGCGAGCATGGTCATGATCGGTTCGCTGTTTGCTGGGCACGAAGAGTCACCCGGCAAAACGGTGGAGGTCGATGGCGCCTTGTTCAAGGAGTACTACGGCTCAGCCAGCGACTTCAACAAGGGCGAGTACAAGCACGTCGAAGGCAAGCGTATCTTGGAGCCCATCAAAGGCAAGCTGGCCAACACGCTCATCGAGATGGAGCAGGACGTGCAAAGCTCGATCAGCTACGCCGGCGGCACCAAGCTGATGGACATCCGCAAAGTGAACTACGTGATCTTGGGCGGTGACAACGCGGGTGAACACCTGTTGATGTGA
- a CDS encoding MFS transporter has product MKFFYGWRMVGAACGIQFLLAAFLTQALGLYIAVLSDDMGWSKTTLSGAAALQSVEAAIIGPVLGWMMDRVGPQKMIRWGMVLFSAGLLLLSQVDSVATFYASAILMAIGASLGGYFPLSVALVQWFEKFRARALSIMSLGLAMGGLVVPLMAWSIQVWGWRATAAGSGLLVLLTGLPMASIIRRRPEDHGEHVDGIDPAQAAANLAQGHPAPPVQIEFTVAQALRTRAFWMLAIGHGLALLVVSAVNVHAITHMKEGLGYSFTTASWVILIMTLGQLAGVLMGATLGDWFEKRKVAALCMLAHGIGMLCLTYASHMAMLVAFGVFHGIAWGLRGPFMQAIRADYFGRNAIGLILGLSAAIIALGQIAGPMIAGVLADLTGDYQLGFSLLALLAALGSLSFMLATKPVLPQVN; this is encoded by the coding sequence ATGAAGTTTTTTTATGGCTGGCGCATGGTGGGCGCGGCCTGTGGCATCCAGTTTTTACTGGCGGCCTTTCTCACACAGGCCCTGGGTCTGTACATCGCCGTGCTGTCGGACGACATGGGCTGGAGCAAAACCACCTTGTCAGGTGCTGCCGCGCTGCAATCGGTCGAAGCGGCCATCATCGGCCCGGTGCTGGGCTGGATGATGGACCGGGTGGGCCCCCAAAAAATGATCCGCTGGGGCATGGTGCTGTTCAGCGCTGGTTTGCTGCTGCTCAGCCAAGTCGACAGCGTCGCCACCTTTTACGCCAGCGCCATCCTGATGGCCATTGGCGCCAGCCTGGGCGGCTACTTTCCGCTGTCGGTGGCGCTGGTGCAGTGGTTCGAGAAGTTCCGTGCACGCGCCCTGTCCATCATGAGCCTGGGCTTGGCCATGGGTGGGCTGGTGGTGCCGCTGATGGCCTGGTCCATTCAGGTGTGGGGGTGGCGGGCCACAGCGGCAGGCTCGGGTCTGTTGGTTTTATTGACCGGCTTGCCCATGGCCAGCATCATCCGTCGCCGACCCGAGGACCACGGCGAACACGTCGACGGCATCGACCCGGCGCAAGCGGCCGCCAACTTGGCCCAAGGCCACCCTGCACCGCCGGTCCAGATCGAATTCACTGTGGCACAAGCACTGCGCACCCGGGCTTTTTGGATGCTGGCCATCGGACACGGATTGGCCTTGCTGGTGGTGTCGGCCGTGAACGTGCATGCCATCACCCACATGAAGGAAGGCCTGGGCTATTCGTTCACCACCGCCAGTTGGGTGATCCTGATCATGACCTTGGGTCAGCTGGCTGGCGTGCTGATGGGGGCGACACTGGGTGACTGGTTTGAGAAACGCAAAGTCGCTGCTTTGTGCATGCTGGCCCACGGCATCGGCATGCTGTGCCTGACCTACGCGTCGCACATGGCGATGTTGGTGGCGTTCGGGGTCTTTCACGGCATCGCCTGGGGCTTGCGCGGCCCCTTCATGCAGGCCATCCGGGCCGACTACTTCGGGCGCAACGCCATTGGCCTGATCCTGGGCCTGTCGGCCGCCATCATCGCGCTGGGGCAAATTGCGGGCCCCATGATCGCCGGGGTGCTGGCCGACCTCACGGGCGATTACCAACTGGGCTTCAGTCTGCTGGCCCTGCTGGCGGCGCTGGGCTCACTGTCCTTCATGCTGGCCACCAAACCGGTGCTGCCCCAAGTGAACTGA
- a CDS encoding UvrD-helicase domain-containing protein, translating to MLSEFSPNASASPLLAQLNDEQHRAVALPTEHALILAGAGSGKTRVLTTRIAWLLQTSQVSPGGILAVTFTNKAAKEMKLRLQSMLPVNVNAMWIGTFHGLCNRFLRAHHQLAGLPQTFQILDTQDQLSAVKRLCKQFNVDEDRFPPKQVQYFISGCKEDGQRPGDVPVRDDETRRKVELYQLYEEQCQREGVVDFGELMLRSYELLRDNAHVREHYRRRFRHILVDEFQDTNKLQYAWLKQLAGLPGEGGECAILAVGDDDQSIYAFRGARVGNMADFVREFQVKHQIKLEQNYRSFSNILDSANHLISHNKTRLGKTLRTDQGAGEPVRVVESPSDFAEAQWLIEELRQLVKQDGFERKEVALLYRSNAQSRVLETALFNAGFPYRVYGGLRFFERAEIKHALAYLRLMENPNDDTSFLRVVNFPPRGIGARSIEQLQDAARAAGCSLHDAVSATTGKAGANLAAFVAMVDVLREQTEGMTLREIIDLVLDKTGLVNHYRAEKEGADRVENLEELVNAAESFVTQEGFGRSAVALPQGTSGLGQSPASQGLSRSTDADLGTVDEFSEDGVIMSPLAAFLTHASLEAGDNQAQAGEDAVQLMTVHASKGLEFDAVFITGLEEGLFPHENAMNDFDGLEEERRLMYVAITRARKRLYLSHSQTRMLHGQTRYNLKSRFLDELPEECLKWVTPKNSGFSNLGQPASGGGSAPGGGWPQTPAFNRHARPAWGQSSLSTETYKSPPVPVQKAAPEHGISAGKTVFHTKFGEGKVLAVEGVGADARAQVNFPRHGVKWLALSVAKLTVV from the coding sequence ATGTTGTCTGAATTTTCACCGAACGCTTCGGCGTCCCCCTTGCTCGCCCAGCTCAACGACGAGCAGCACCGGGCGGTGGCTTTGCCCACCGAGCACGCCCTGATCTTGGCGGGTGCAGGCTCTGGCAAAACCCGCGTGCTGACCACGCGCATCGCCTGGCTGCTGCAGACCTCGCAAGTCTCGCCCGGCGGCATTTTGGCGGTGACCTTCACCAACAAGGCCGCCAAAGAGATGAAGCTGCGTTTGCAGTCCATGCTGCCGGTGAATGTGAACGCGATGTGGATTGGCACCTTTCACGGGCTGTGCAACCGGTTTTTGCGGGCGCATCACCAGCTGGCGGGTTTGCCGCAGACCTTTCAGATTCTGGACACACAAGACCAGCTCTCGGCCGTCAAGCGGCTGTGCAAGCAGTTCAATGTGGACGAAGACCGCTTCCCGCCCAAGCAGGTGCAGTATTTCATTTCGGGCTGCAAAGAAGACGGCCAGCGCCCGGGCGATGTGCCGGTGCGCGACGACGAAACGCGCCGCAAGGTGGAGCTGTACCAGCTGTACGAAGAACAATGCCAGCGCGAAGGCGTGGTGGATTTTGGCGAGCTGATGCTGCGCTCGTATGAGCTGTTGCGTGACAACGCGCATGTGCGCGAGCATTACCGCCGCCGTTTTCGTCACATCTTGGTGGATGAGTTTCAGGACACCAACAAGCTGCAATACGCCTGGCTCAAGCAGTTGGCGGGTTTGCCGGGCGAAGGGGGCGAATGCGCCATCTTGGCCGTGGGCGACGACGACCAGAGCATTTACGCCTTCCGGGGTGCCCGCGTGGGCAACATGGCTGACTTTGTGCGTGAGTTTCAGGTCAAGCACCAGATCAAGCTGGAGCAAAACTACCGCAGCTTCAGCAACATCCTCGATTCGGCCAACCACCTGATTAGCCATAACAAGACGCGTTTGGGCAAAACCCTGCGCACCGACCAAGGCGCTGGCGAGCCGGTGAGGGTGGTGGAGTCGCCGTCTGACTTTGCCGAAGCGCAGTGGCTCATCGAAGAGCTGCGCCAGTTGGTCAAGCAAGACGGCTTTGAGCGCAAGGAAGTGGCGCTGCTCTACCGCAGCAACGCCCAAAGCCGGGTGCTGGAAACCGCGCTGTTCAACGCCGGGTTTCCGTATCGGGTGTATGGTGGTTTGCGCTTTTTTGAGCGGGCCGAGATCAAGCACGCGCTGGCTTATTTGCGCCTGATGGAGAACCCCAACGACGACACCAGCTTTTTGCGGGTGGTCAACTTTCCGCCGCGCGGCATCGGGGCGCGTTCCATTGAGCAGCTGCAAGACGCGGCCCGCGCAGCAGGCTGCTCATTGCACGACGCCGTGAGCGCCACCACCGGCAAGGCCGGGGCGAATTTGGCGGCTTTTGTGGCCATGGTCGATGTGTTGCGTGAGCAGACCGAGGGCATGACGCTGCGCGAGATCATTGACTTGGTGTTGGACAAGACCGGCTTGGTCAACCACTACCGCGCCGAAAAAGAAGGCGCTGACCGGGTGGAGAACTTGGAGGAATTGGTCAACGCGGCCGAGAGTTTTGTCACCCAAGAAGGTTTTGGGCGCAGTGCGGTGGCTTTGCCGCAAGGCACCTCAGGCCTGGGGCAAAGCCCGGCCAGCCAAGGCTTGAGTCGCTCAACAGACGCAGACCTCGGCACGGTCGATGAGTTCAGCGAAGACGGCGTGATCATGAGCCCGCTGGCAGCCTTCCTGACGCACGCTTCGCTGGAGGCTGGCGACAACCAAGCGCAAGCGGGTGAAGACGCGGTGCAACTCATGACCGTGCACGCCAGCAAGGGACTGGAGTTTGACGCGGTGTTCATCACCGGCTTGGAAGAAGGTCTGTTCCCGCACGAAAACGCGATGAACGACTTTGACGGCTTGGAGGAAGAACGCCGACTGATGTATGTGGCCATCACCCGTGCCCGCAAGCGCCTGTACCTGAGCCATTCGCAAACGCGCATGCTGCACGGCCAGACCCGCTACAACCTCAAAAGCCGCTTTCTGGACGAGTTGCCCGAAGAGTGCCTGAAGTGGGTCACGCCCAAAAACAGCGGCTTTTCTAACTTGGGCCAGCCCGCGAGCGGGGGTGGCAGCGCCCCGGGTGGCGGCTGGCCACAAACCCCGGCCTTCAACCGCCATGCACGCCCGGCTTGGGGCCAAAGCAGCCTGAGCACCGAAACTTACAAAAGTCCGCCTGTGCCGGTGCAAAAAGCCGCGCCCGAGCACGGCATCAGCGCTGGCAAAACCGTGTTCCACACCAAATTTGGCGAAGGCAAAGTGTTGGCTGTGGAGGGCGTGGGGGCCGATGCCCGAGCGCAGGTCAACTTTCCGCGCCACGGCGTGAAATGGCTGGCGCTGAGCGTGGCTAAACTCACGGTGGTTTAA
- a CDS encoding FKBP-type peptidyl-prolyl cis-trans isomerase: protein MKIAQDTVVTMQYKVTNAQGQLLDKAQEPTSYLHGGYDNTFPKIEAALEGQEVGFATTLKLTPADAFGERDESLVQTIPKSEFPPGVKVGGQLRGRTPDGREQVFNVLKIKGNQVILDGNHPWAGQHLTLSLKVTEVRTASAEEVTHRHAHGAHGHHH from the coding sequence ATGAAAATCGCCCAAGATACCGTCGTCACCATGCAGTACAAAGTGACCAACGCCCAAGGCCAGTTGCTGGACAAGGCGCAAGAGCCGACCTCGTATTTGCACGGCGGCTATGACAACACCTTCCCCAAAATCGAAGCCGCCCTCGAAGGACAAGAAGTGGGCTTTGCCACCACCTTGAAGCTGACCCCGGCTGACGCCTTTGGCGAGCGCGACGAGAGCTTGGTGCAGACGATTCCCAAAAGCGAGTTCCCGCCCGGCGTGAAGGTGGGTGGCCAGCTGCGCGGGCGCACGCCCGATGGCCGCGAGCAGGTGTTCAACGTGTTGAAAATCAAAGGTAACCAGGTGATCCTGGACGGCAACCACCCTTGGGCCGGGCAGCACCTGACGCTGAGCCTGAAGGTGACAGAAGTGCGGACGGCCTCAGCCGAAGAGGTGACGCACCGCCACGCACACGGTGCGCACGGTCACCACCACTGA
- a CDS encoding BPSS1780 family membrane protein: MNLQIVPARAGLKWVRQGMSTFWRQPLALSGLFFLLMATVSIVSIVPFIGSALALIVLPALTLGMMAATQTATEGKFPMPSVLFAAFKAGPHRQAMFHLGGLYAVIFLVVMGVSALVDGGTFAKVYFGGQAMTPEVVTTDSFQTALWVSMLFYVPLSMMFWHAPALVHWYGLPAVKSLFFSFVACWRNLKAFGVYVLSWGVIFMLAGILALLISGLLGNPGLMTATFMPLALMVAAMFFTSMLFSVRDCFSTDVYDEPPASADRPD; this comes from the coding sequence ATGAACCTGCAAATTGTTCCCGCCCGTGCCGGCCTCAAGTGGGTCCGCCAGGGCATGAGCACCTTCTGGCGTCAACCGCTGGCCCTGTCGGGCCTTTTCTTTTTGCTCATGGCCACGGTTTCCATCGTGTCCATCGTGCCCTTCATTGGCAGCGCCTTGGCGCTGATCGTCCTGCCTGCGCTCACCTTGGGCATGATGGCGGCAACCCAGACCGCCACCGAGGGCAAATTCCCCATGCCCAGCGTGTTGTTTGCGGCCTTCAAGGCCGGACCGCACCGCCAGGCCATGTTCCATCTGGGTGGCCTTTATGCGGTGATCTTTCTGGTGGTGATGGGCGTTTCGGCCTTGGTCGACGGCGGTACCTTCGCTAAGGTTTACTTTGGCGGACAAGCCATGACGCCCGAGGTGGTCACCACCGATTCTTTCCAAACCGCCCTGTGGGTGTCGATGCTGTTTTATGTGCCGCTGTCCATGATGTTCTGGCACGCACCCGCTCTGGTGCACTGGTACGGCCTGCCGGCCGTCAAAAGCCTGTTTTTCAGCTTCGTGGCCTGCTGGCGCAACCTCAAGGCCTTTGGGGTGTATGTGCTCTCTTGGGGTGTGATCTTCATGTTGGCCGGGATCCTGGCGCTGCTCATCTCCGGCCTCTTGGGCAACCCGGGCTTGATGACGGCCACCTTCATGCCCTTGGCCCTCATGGTGGCAGCCATGTTCTTCACCTCGATGCTGTTTTCGGTGCGCGACTGCTTCTCGACCGACGTCTACGACGAGCCGCCCGCCAGCGCGGATCGGCCCGACTGA
- a CDS encoding homoserine kinase gives MAVFTEVTEAQANDLMQALNLGRLTALRGIEGGIENTNYFATTDQGEYVLTLFERLTHEQLPFYLFLMKHLAGRGIPVPDPSANRDGDVLHTLNGKPAAVVNKLAGKSQLQPQAVHCAAVGDMLARMHLAGADYNRSQPNLRGLPWWNETVPVVLPYLDLPQAALVRSELAYQNHIAEGAAYAALPRGPVHADLFRDNVMFDGEQLTGFFDFYFAGVDTWLFDLAVCLNDWCIDLPTGAHDSTRAQALVQAYNRVRPLSAAERALLPALLRAGALRFWISRLWDYHLPREAAMLTPHDPTHFERVLRGRVQQPISLPDLV, from the coding sequence ATGGCGGTATTCACCGAAGTCACCGAAGCCCAGGCCAACGACCTGATGCAAGCCCTGAACCTGGGCCGGCTCACCGCTTTGCGCGGCATTGAGGGCGGGATTGAAAACACCAACTACTTCGCCACCACCGATCAAGGTGAGTATGTGCTCACCCTGTTCGAACGCCTGACGCACGAGCAACTGCCGTTTTACCTGTTCCTCATGAAGCACCTGGCCGGGCGCGGCATTCCGGTGCCCGACCCGTCGGCCAACCGCGACGGCGATGTGCTGCACACCTTGAACGGCAAACCAGCCGCCGTGGTGAACAAACTGGCGGGCAAAAGCCAGCTGCAGCCACAAGCGGTGCATTGCGCGGCTGTGGGAGACATGCTGGCACGCATGCACCTGGCCGGGGCCGACTACAACCGCAGCCAGCCCAATTTGCGTGGCCTGCCCTGGTGGAACGAGACCGTGCCCGTGGTGTTGCCCTACCTGGACCTGCCCCAAGCCGCCTTGGTGCGCAGCGAGCTGGCCTACCAAAACCACATCGCCGAGGGTGCAGCGTATGCCGCCCTGCCCCGTGGGCCGGTGCATGCTGACCTGTTCCGCGACAACGTGATGTTCGACGGCGAGCAGCTGACGGGGTTTTTTGATTTTTACTTTGCGGGTGTCGACACCTGGCTGTTTGACTTGGCCGTGTGCCTGAACGACTGGTGCATCGACTTGCCCACGGGCGCCCACGACAGCACACGCGCCCAGGCCTTGGTGCAGGCCTACAACCGGGTACGCCCCTTGAGCGCGGCCGAACGCGCGTTGCTGCCTGCCCTTTTGCGGGCAGGGGCTTTGCGTTTTTGGATTTCTCGGCTGTGGGACTACCATCTGCCCCGCGAAGCGGCCATGCTCACCCCGCACGACCCGACCCATTTCGAACGCGTTTTGCGCGGTCGGGTGCAACAGCCCATCTCCCTGCCTGACCTCGTCTGA
- a CDS encoding SRPBCC family protein, with the protein MSDSPADRTVRLHRVLKTSPEKIYRAFLDAEAMAKWLPPYGFTCKVHHMTPKVGGTFRMSFCNFSSGQSHSFGGEYLELVPNALIRYTDQFDDPNLPGVLEVAVHLKPVLCGTELSIVQSGIPEVITLEMCYFGWQESLAQLALLVEPETAG; encoded by the coding sequence ATGTCAGACAGCCCTGCCGACCGAACCGTTCGTTTGCACCGCGTGCTGAAAACCTCGCCCGAAAAGATTTACCGGGCCTTTTTGGATGCCGAGGCGATGGCCAAATGGCTGCCTCCTTATGGCTTCACCTGCAAGGTGCATCACATGACGCCGAAGGTGGGTGGCACTTTCCGCATGTCGTTTTGCAATTTCTCGTCGGGCCAGAGCCATTCGTTTGGCGGTGAATACCTGGAGTTGGTGCCCAATGCCTTGATCCGCTACACAGACCAGTTCGATGACCCCAACCTGCCGGGGGTACTCGAAGTGGCGGTGCACCTCAAGCCGGTGCTGTGTGGCACCGAACTGAGCATCGTGCAGTCGGGCATTCCGGAGGTGATTACGCTGGAGATGTGTTACTTCGGCTGGCAAGAGTCGCTGGCGCAACTGGCCCTGTTGGTCGAGCCCGAAACGGCGGGCTGA